In Chlorobiota bacterium, the sequence CTCGGGAAGCCAAGCGTGATTGATGAATTTGTCAAACAGCGGTATTTATACGTAAGCCGTATCACGGGCGGCTCTACGTCGAATGATCTTGGCCATAGCTGCGAGCAATATGCAAAAAGCGTTCTTCAGCAAGGGTTGCCCGATAATATCATCTACAAAGGCCATACCATTGAAGGCATCTCACACAACAGCAGCAATTTGACTTCCTTCGACATCGTGTTTATGAATTTGGATACCCGTTCCTGCATTGCCATTGAAATCAGTTTTCAGGTGACGACCAATTCTGTCATCGAAAGGAAAGCTGCTCTGGCAAAATCGAGGATAGAGTTACTTCATAGGAAGGGGCACAAGGTTGGATACGTTGTTGATGGGTCTGGGAATTTTCAACGTAGGAATGCCATCAACACCATTATTCGGTACAGTGACATCGTTGTAAATTTTTCGGAATCGGGCTTGCGTGATTTACGTGACTTCATCTCTACAAACCTATCTTCCAAATAGCGATGATAAAATTCGTTGATCTTTTCTCAGGTATCGGTGGAATACGGTTGGGCTTTCAGCAAGCGTTGCAAAAGCGGGGCATCTCATCAGTGTGTGTTAAATCCTCTGAGGTTGACAAATATGCCTGTGAAACATACTCATCAAATTTTCAAGAGAACTCTTACACTGATGTCAAAGACATTGAAGAAGTAGAAGCATTCGATGTTCTGCTTGCCGGCTTCCCTTGCCAATCATTTTCTTATGCCGGCAAGCAGTTAGGATTTGCAGATACCAGAGGAACGTTATTCTTTGAAATTGAAAGGCTACTAAAAAAATACCGACCTAAACTCTGCTTTCTTGAGAATGTGCGTGGGCTTACAACCCATGATAATGGTAGAACGTTCCGCACAATCATTCGTTCTCTTGAGGATATCGGGTATAGAATAGAGTTTCGTCTTTTGAATTCAAGCAATTACGGAATCCCTCAAAACAGAGTGCGGATTTACATTGTAGCATCCTTAGATGCAAAGCCTAAAATCACTTTACCAAGCGACGTAGGATCAAGTGATTCGCACAGCTTTATTGCATACTCGCAATCGTTAGATCTGTTCAACAACAAAGCCGTTTCGGTTGTGAGAGACATACTGGAGGATAATCCAGACAGCAAGTACGACTGCTCGCCATGGTTCACTGCTAAGTTGAGCCAAATTGTTGGAGGAAATCTAAAAAAACTAAACGGCGTTCGGTTAATTGATACTCGGCACGGGAACTCTATCCATTCATGGGACATAGGGATTAAAGGTGCTTGTAATATCCAAGAAATCAATTTTATGAACCTATTGATCTCTAACCGCAGGCGGCATATTTTTGGTACGCACCAGGATGGTAAAGCCTTGACACTTGAGCAAATCCAGCATTTTTACACCAAACCTGATATTCACGACGTAATTGATGGATTGTTAGATAAAGGGTACTTGAGAGAAGAGAATGGTAGATATAACCCTGTTTGCGGGAATATGTCATTCGAGGTGTTTAAATTTCTTGATCCCGATAGCATATCAATCACGCTGACCGCCTCCGACTCTCACAAACTCGGCGTTTATCATAATCATCGCCTGCGAAGGCTAACTCCAAGAGAATGTGCACGATTACAAGGCTTCCCCGATTCTTTCACATTGCATCCAAACGACACGTACGCCTATCGGCAAATAGGTAATGCTGTTAGCGTCCCTGTGATTGAGCAGCTTTTTTCTAATTATTTTCAAAACAATACGATTTCCCTTTTCAGCGATTAAATGCTTTATCAATCATCATAATGATCCGGATTACCGATCTACATAAAAGTTTTGGGGCTGTTGCTCCGGCGTGCGGGATTAACCTGACGGTGAAGCGTAGCACCACCACCACGGTGGTTGGTCGCTCCGGCACCGGAAAAAGCGTGTTGCTGAAAAGCATCGTCGGATTAATTGAACCCGACCGCGGGAGCATTCTTGTGGATACTATCGAGGTTGTTGGCGCGAAGCCGAAGGTGCTGGAAGAAATTCGCAAAAAAGTTGGCTACGTTTTCCAGAGCGGTGCGTTGTATGATTCGATGACCGTGGGCGAAAACCTTGCATTCCCGCTGCAACGCACAAAAAAAGAACTCTCCTGGAGTGAAATCAAGGATCGTGTTGCCCATTATTTGGAGCAAGTTGGTTTGCCGGAAAAACTCAACACCATGCCAAGCGAGCTTAGCGGCGGGCAACGCAAGCGCATTGGGGTGGCACGAACAATTATCACCGAGCCGGAATGCCTGCTGTACGACGAGCCAACAACCGGGCTTGACCCCCAAACCACTCGCGAAATTTCCGAGCTTATTTTGCACCTTCGCGACAACCTAAAAATTACCGGAATAGTTGTCACCCATGATCCCTATTGCTTGAAAATCGTTTCCGATAATGTTGCCTACATTGAAGGTGGAGTAATTGCGTTCGAGGGGGCTTTGGAAGAAGCAAAGCATTCCAATCACGAGTTTCTGCAAACATTTTTCTCACTTGACTAACCACGCTACCGACGAACCATCACTAAGCCAATCATAACCATGAACAGCCATAACGCTCAATCCACGCAGCAACAGAGCCACACCGGGCAAGCCCCAGTGATGGTGACAGGGAAGGACAAAACAAAACGCCTTGTTCGTGCAGGCATTTTCTCAATGATTGGGTTGGCTATCCTTGTTCTTGGGGTGTTTGTCATCGGCGATAAACAGAAAATGTTCTCCGATACGTTCGCGGTCTATACCCGATTTAAATCGGTGGAAGGCCTGAAATCTGGAGCATTGGTGATGCTGAACGGAATTAAAATTGGGGTGGTGAATAGGGTGCAGCTAAAAATGGATACGGCAACGTTCGTGCGAATTGACATGGTGCTTGATGGAGATTACCACGATTACATTCGAACCTCAACCTACGCCACGATTGACCAACAAGGGCTGATTGGTGATAAACTTATCACCTTAACCATGGCCGATAATTCCGCCCCGCTGGTCCGCGATGGCGACTACATCCCATCCATCCCCCCCACCAACTATCTTGCCATTGTTGACGAAGCCCGCAGCATTGTTAAGAATGCCCAAAATATCACCGGCTCCATTGATACCCTGCTCCTCCGATTCCGCAAAGGGGAAGGGACCTTGGGGAAATTGCTGACCGATGAAGCCGCGTATAATAACCTGGTGGGTATTTCAGCCGAAGCAGAAAAATTGTTTGCGGAGACAGGAAGGCAATTCAACGAGATGAGCACCACGCTCAATAAAGCCACAAAAAATGTTGATAATATCACGCTGGAAACGCAGAAGCTGGTGACAGACATTGGACAAGGGAAAGGAACCTTTGGGGCATTGCTCTACGACCGCTCCTTATATGACTCGCTGGAAACATTGGTTGGGAATTTGAGCGTTACTGCAAATTCCGCCAGCTTTGCCGCCAAGGAATTTGGAATAAATATGCGCGGTCTGCGGAGCAGTTGGTTGGTGGGTGGGCTTTTCTCTGGCGGGGAAGATGAGATAAAAACAACCGAATTGCAGAATAAATTGATAGAAATTCGGCTGCAAGAATTGCAACGGCAGGAGCAACTGCTGAAGGAGCGTGAAGCAGAATTGCTACGGCAGCAGCAACAGTCGCGGCGGTGATGCTGGGCTGGGACGCGGTTTCTGTTGTGCCAGCGATTTACGGATGCGGAGCCATCATCACCAGCAGCACCGCTTCGGTTTCGGAATCGTTGCGGACACCGTGCGGAACCCCAGCCGGGGCAGCGCACGATTCGCCCGCAACCAACAGGCGTTCCTCCTGGCCCAGGGTGCAAACGCACTCCCCTTCCAGCACGAAATAGACCTTATCGTTGTCGGCATGGCTGTGAACTTTTTGCGACTGCCCGCGGCGCAGGCAATAAAGATCGGCGAACATCCGGTGCGATTCGAACAAGTTTATTTTCACCATTTTCTCATCGCTGAAACGGATGAGCTTGCGGTAATTCGGTAGGAACATTGCTGGAAAGGGTTGTTGTGCCTGATAAAAAAACGCCGCTAAAAAAAACGCCGCTAAAAAAATGCCGCCCCGAAAAAAATTCGGGACGGCATTTTTTTCTGTTAGGATTTCACCATCAAATTGGCAACAAGGCGGCTGAATCGTGCGGGATCCGGCAGCTCGCCCCCCTCAGCAAGAATTGCCTGGCCATACAGCAGGTCAATGTAATCCCCCAGTTGTGGGTCGCTTACGTTGTCCGATTGCATTGCCAACAGCTTCCCAAGCACCGGGTGGTCCGGGTTCACCTCCATAATTCGCTTGCTGCGTGGCGGCTCCTGGCCCATTGCCCGCATGATTTTTTCCATTTGCGGGGTCATGTCATGTTCGTCGGCAACAAGGCAGGCGGCCGATGAACGGAGCCGGTTGCTGATGCGAACCTCCTTCACATCATCGTGCAGCCGCTCCTTGATTGCCCCAAGCAACGCCCCAAATTCCTCGGTTTTCTCCTTCCGCTCTTTTTCCTGCTCCTTTTTCTCCTCGCCACTTCCCAAATCAACGTCGCCACGGGTGATGGATTGGAATTTCTTCCCTTTGAACTCCTCCACCATTCCGGTCCAGATTGCATCAATGGCATCGCTAAGAAGGATCACCTCGTGCCCACGGTCGCGGAAGGCCTCAAGGTGGGGCGAGTTCCGCAGCACGCTAAGATTTTCGCCGGTGATATACCAGATTGCTTCCTGCCCCTCCTTCATCCTTTCGATATACTCACTCAGCGTGGCCACCCCTTCCCCGTTGGTGGTGTTGAACATCCCCAATCCCAGCAACTGCTCGCGGTTCTCCTCATCCTGATAGACCCCCTCCTTCAATACGCTGCCGAACTCACTCCAAAAAGCCTTGTATTTCTCGCCGTCGCTGTCGCGAAGCTCGCCCAAAGTGTCCAGCACTTTTTTGGTGATCCGCTTCCGCATCAGCTGGATTTGGCGGTTTTGCTGAAGGATTTCGCGGCTGATGTTCAGCGGAAGGTCCTCGGAATCCACCACGCCTTTCACGAACCGCAGGTAGGTGGGCAACAGGTCCTTGGCATCTTCCATAATGAACACCCGCTTCACGTACAGATTCAGCCCGTGAACCCCCTCGCGTGTGAACAGGTCCATCGGCGCACGCGACGGGATAAACAGAAGCGCGAAATACTCAAACGTCCCTTCGGCGCGGAAATGGATTGCGCGAAGTGGGTCGCTCCAATCGTGGCCGATATGCTTGTAGAATTCGTTGTACTCGGTTTGCTGAATTTCGCTTGCCGGGCGGGTCCAGAGGGCCTTCATGGAGTTGATCGTCTCCTGGCGAATGACCGTCCCACGCTCGGTTACCAGTGCCGCGTTGTTGTTTTTATCATCGTCGGTGGCGGGCTTTTCGGTGCGGAGCTGGATGGGGTAGCTGACGAAATCGCTGTACTTCTTGATGATGCTCCGAATAGTCCATTCGTCGGCATAATCGTTCATGGCATCTTCGTGGTCCACCGGCTTCAGGTGAAGCGTGACGGTGGTTCCGTGGCCGGTGCGTTCGGCTTCCTGAATCGTGTAGGTTCCGTCGCCGGTGGATTCCCATTGCCATGCCGATGATTCGCCGGCGCGGCGCGTCAGCAGCGTGACGCGGTCGGCAATCATAAAGGTGGAGTAGAAGCCAACGCCGAACTGGCCGATCAGGTCCGCGCTGACCGCTTCCCCCCCTTCCGATTTTGATTTCAGCATCGTCAAAAATTCGCGGGTTCCGCTGCGGGCAATCGTGCCGATGTTCGTCACGATTTCCTGGCGGTTCATCCCAATGCCGTTGTCGGTGATGCTAACGGTGCGGGCTTCGTTGTCGAACTCGATACGGATGGCGGGGTCGCTCCATTCCCCCCGAAGCTCCTCGTTCTGGAGCGATTCGATGCGGAGTTTGTCCAGGGCATCGGAGCTGTTGCTGATCAATTCGCGAAGGACGATGTCCTTGTTTGAATAGACTGAGTGGATCATCAGGTCCAGAAGCTGTCTGGCCTCGGTCTGAAATTCCATTCGTTCCTGCATAATTCTTTGATTGATTGAGTGGATAGTAGCAAGCTAAAAGTCTGTGCGTGTGCGTTGCGCGGCGGTGCATTGCCCACGGGCGTGCAACCCACGGCGGCAACGCGCAAAAATAGCACGGAGCAACGGCGGAAGGCCTCCCCCGAAAAAACCATTTACGATACCGGCAACGGCAACTGGCTTGGCGCAAGCGGTTTCCTCCCTACCTTTGGGTTCCTTTGAACTCCTGCCACTGTTGCCGTGCAACCGTTGTTGAATCGAATGTTCTTGTTTGGCTATCTGAACTATCTGGGCTGTTTGTTTGCCGCCACGGTTGTTGCCGGCGCGCTGATGCTGGGCGGTTGCGGGGGCGATGATCCCCCCGCTCGCGACCCCGCGCCCATGCCCATAGCAACGCCCCCCGACACCATCTTCCATCTGCCAAATTTCCCGGCCGGGCGGCAGCTTGACACCACG encodes:
- the htpG gene encoding molecular chaperone HtpG codes for the protein MQERMEFQTEARQLLDLMIHSVYSNKDIVLRELISNSSDALDKLRIESLQNEELRGEWSDPAIRIEFDNEARTVSITDNGIGMNRQEIVTNIGTIARSGTREFLTMLKSKSEGGEAVSADLIGQFGVGFYSTFMIADRVTLLTRRAGESSAWQWESTGDGTYTIQEAERTGHGTTVTLHLKPVDHEDAMNDYADEWTIRSIIKKYSDFVSYPIQLRTEKPATDDDKNNNAALVTERGTVIRQETINSMKALWTRPASEIQQTEYNEFYKHIGHDWSDPLRAIHFRAEGTFEYFALLFIPSRAPMDLFTREGVHGLNLYVKRVFIMEDAKDLLPTYLRFVKGVVDSEDLPLNISREILQQNRQIQLMRKRITKKVLDTLGELRDSDGEKYKAFWSEFGSVLKEGVYQDEENREQLLGLGMFNTTNGEGVATLSEYIERMKEGQEAIWYITGENLSVLRNSPHLEAFRDRGHEVILLSDAIDAIWTGMVEEFKGKKFQSITRGDVDLGSGEEKKEQEKERKEKTEEFGALLGAIKERLHDDVKEVRISNRLRSSAACLVADEHDMTPQMEKIMRAMGQEPPRSKRIMEVNPDHPVLGKLLAMQSDNVSDPQLGDYIDLLYGQAILAEGGELPDPARFSRLVANLMVKS
- a CDS encoding MCE family protein; this translates as MNSHNAQSTQQQSHTGQAPVMVTGKDKTKRLVRAGIFSMIGLAILVLGVFVIGDKQKMFSDTFAVYTRFKSVEGLKSGALVMLNGIKIGVVNRVQLKMDTATFVRIDMVLDGDYHDYIRTSTYATIDQQGLIGDKLITLTMADNSAPLVRDGDYIPSIPPTNYLAIVDEARSIVKNAQNITGSIDTLLLRFRKGEGTLGKLLTDEAAYNNLVGISAEAEKLFAETGRQFNEMSTTLNKATKNVDNITLETQKLVTDIGQGKGTFGALLYDRSLYDSLETLVGNLSVTANSASFAAKEFGINMRGLRSSWLVGGLFSGGEDEIKTTELQNKLIEIRLQELQRQEQLLKEREAELLRQQQQSRR
- a CDS encoding ATP-binding cassette domain-containing protein yields the protein MIRITDLHKSFGAVAPACGINLTVKRSTTTTVVGRSGTGKSVLLKSIVGLIEPDRGSILVDTIEVVGAKPKVLEEIRKKVGYVFQSGALYDSMTVGENLAFPLQRTKKELSWSEIKDRVAHYLEQVGLPEKLNTMPSELSGGQRKRIGVARTIITEPECLLYDEPTTGLDPQTTREISELILHLRDNLKITGIVVTHDPYCLKIVSDNVAYIEGGVIAFEGALEEAKHSNHEFLQTFFSLD
- a CDS encoding cupin domain-containing protein, which encodes MFLPNYRKLIRFSDEKMVKINLFESHRMFADLYCLRRGQSQKVHSHADNDKVYFVLEGECVCTLGQEERLLVAGESCAAPAGVPHGVRNDSETEAVLLVMMAPHP
- the dcm gene encoding DNA (cytosine-5-)-methyltransferase, with the protein product MIKFVDLFSGIGGIRLGFQQALQKRGISSVCVKSSEVDKYACETYSSNFQENSYTDVKDIEEVEAFDVLLAGFPCQSFSYAGKQLGFADTRGTLFFEIERLLKKYRPKLCFLENVRGLTTHDNGRTFRTIIRSLEDIGYRIEFRLLNSSNYGIPQNRVRIYIVASLDAKPKITLPSDVGSSDSHSFIAYSQSLDLFNNKAVSVVRDILEDNPDSKYDCSPWFTAKLSQIVGGNLKKLNGVRLIDTRHGNSIHSWDIGIKGACNIQEINFMNLLISNRRRHIFGTHQDGKALTLEQIQHFYTKPDIHDVIDGLLDKGYLREENGRYNPVCGNMSFEVFKFLDPDSISITLTASDSHKLGVYHNHRLRRLTPRECARLQGFPDSFTLHPNDTYAYRQIGNAVSVPVIEQLFSNYFQNNTISLFSD